In Prunus dulcis unplaced genomic scaffold, ALMONDv2, whole genome shotgun sequence, one genomic interval encodes:
- the LOC117612844 gene encoding (+)-neomenthol dehydrogenase-like, with amino-acid sequence MFFFLQRFLDTWVQFGLTKLIRAAQNTSQPTKRYAVVTGANKGIGLETVRQLASNGFTVVLTARDEKRGLEAVEKLKESGLSGQVVFHQLDVANPATVASLADFIKTQFGKLDILVNNAGIYGSILDGDAFKAVIASGAMERGEVDLSKLVTETYEFAEECLQINYYGAKRTAEALIPLLQLSDSPRIVNVSSGAGKLNNIPSDWAKGVFTDAENLTEERVDEVLTEFLKDFKEGSLESKGWPSSMPAYTVSKAALNAYTRILAKKYLNFRINSVCPGFVKTDINCNVGVLPVEEGGARIVKLALLPNDGPTGSFFVHNEVSDL; translated from the exons ATGTTCTTCTTCTTACAAAG GTTCTTAGACACGTGGGTGCAATTTGGgctaacaaaattaataaggGCTGCTCAAAACACATCACAGCCAACAAAGAG GTATGCAGTTGTTACTGGAGCAAACAAAGGTATAGGATTGGAAACTGTAAGGCAGTTGGCCTCAAATGGGTTCACCGTAGTCTTAACTGCCCGAGATGAGAAGAGGGGTCTTGAAGCTGTTGAGAAACTCAAAGAGTCTGGCCTCTCAGGTCAAGTGGTTTTTCATCAACTTGATGTGGCTAACCCTGCTACTGTTGCTTCTTTGGCAGACTTCATCAAAACCCAGTTTGGGAAACTCGATATCTTG GTGAACAATGCAGGGATTTATGGAAGCATATTAGACGGTGATGCTTTTAAAGCTGTTATAGCCTCTGGTGCCATG GAAAGAGGAGAAGTTGATTTGAGTAAACTAGTGACTGAAACTTATGAGTTTGCAGAAGAATGCTTGCAAATAAACTATTATGGTGCTAAAAGAACAGCTGAAGCACTTATCCCACTCCTCCAGTTATCTGACTCACCGAGAATTGTTAATGTTTCGTCTGGTGCGGGGAAGTTAAACAACATACCAAGCGATTGGGCTAAAGGAGTTTTTACTGATGCTGAAAACCTAACAGAAGAGAGAGTAGATGAGGTACTGACTGAGTTTCTAAAAGATTTCAAGGAGGGTTCACTTGAAAGTAAGGGCTGGCCTTCTTCTATGCCTGCCTATACAGTCTCAAAAGCAGCACTGAACGCATATACAAGGATTCTAGCAAAGAAGTACCTCAATTTTCGTATCAATTCGGTCTGCCCTGGCTTTGTCAAAACAGATATAAACTGCAATGTCGGCGTCTTGCCTGTCGAAGAAGGTGGTGCCAGGATTGTGAAGTTAGCATTGCTGCCCAATGATGGCCCTACTGGCTCCTTCTTTGTTCACAATGAAGTGTCAGATCTTTGA